A single region of the Austwickia chelonae genome encodes:
- the pstB gene encoding phosphate ABC transporter ATP-binding protein PstB produces MAKRIDVNDVNVFYGSFKAVEGVSMTIEPRSVTAFIGPSGCGKSTMLRTLNRMHEVVPGGRVEGEITLDGKDLYAPDVDPVAVRRTVGMVFQRPNPFPTMTIFDNVAAGLRLNGVRDKTVLAETVEKSLRGANLWNEVKDRLSKPGAGLSGGQQQRLCIARAIAVSPEVLLMDEPCSALDPISTLAIEDLINEIKERYTIVIVTHNMQQAARVSDRTAFFNLAATGEPGKLIEIGDTHRIFSNPGERATEDYISGRFG; encoded by the coding sequence ATGGCCAAGCGCATCGACGTCAATGACGTGAATGTTTTCTACGGCTCCTTCAAAGCGGTGGAGGGAGTCTCCATGACGATCGAGCCGCGGTCGGTGACGGCCTTCATCGGGCCCTCTGGGTGTGGGAAGTCGACGATGCTGCGCACTCTCAACCGGATGCATGAGGTGGTGCCGGGGGGCCGGGTCGAGGGGGAGATCACCTTGGACGGGAAAGACCTCTACGCACCGGATGTCGACCCGGTGGCGGTTCGTCGCACAGTCGGGATGGTCTTCCAGCGTCCCAATCCCTTCCCGACGATGACTATTTTCGACAACGTGGCGGCCGGCTTGCGGCTGAACGGGGTTCGGGACAAGACGGTGTTGGCCGAGACCGTGGAGAAATCGCTCCGTGGAGCAAATCTGTGGAATGAGGTCAAGGACCGGCTGAGTAAGCCAGGAGCGGGTCTCTCCGGGGGCCAGCAGCAACGGTTGTGCATCGCCCGGGCGATCGCGGTGTCGCCCGAGGTGCTGCTGATGGACGAGCCGTGTTCGGCCTTGGACCCTATTTCGACCTTGGCCATCGAGGACCTGATCAACGAGATCAAGGAGCGGTACACGATCGTGATCGTGACCCACAACATGCAGCAGGCGGCGCGGGTCTCGGACCGGACGGCCTTCTTCAACCTCGCGGCGACCGGCGAACCAGGAAAGCTGATCGAGATCGGCGATACCCATCGGATTTTCAGCAACCCGGGTGAACGAGCCACCGAAGACTACATTTCCGGTCGTTTCGGCTGA
- the pstA gene encoding phosphate ABC transporter permease PstA — MTTSTTTGTPDRIEQSVDLSLAGGHSRSRTVRDVTARVVMYLCFVLAVLPLLWIVYTVLSNGLGLLLDAGWWNRSQAGLVSTIRGGGAYHAIIGTLLQALVTASISVPVGVLVAIYLVEYGRGKIATAVSFMVDVLTGVPSIVAALFIYAMWVGVFDLQRVGFAVTLALVLLMIPTVIRSTEEMLKLVPNELREASYALGVPKWKTIVSVVLPTAFSGIVTGVLLGLARVMGETAPLLVLGPYTKFINMDLLASNMATLPTMINQERMEALAPAVERAWAAALTLILLVLILNLVGRFIARTGTVKA, encoded by the coding sequence ATGACCACCAGCACGACGACCGGTACTCCCGACCGGATAGAGCAGAGTGTCGATCTGAGTCTTGCCGGTGGGCATTCGCGATCGCGTACCGTCCGGGATGTCACAGCCAGGGTGGTGATGTACCTCTGCTTCGTGCTGGCGGTGCTGCCCTTGCTGTGGATCGTCTACACCGTCCTGTCCAACGGGCTGGGTCTGCTCCTGGACGCAGGATGGTGGAACCGGAGCCAGGCTGGTCTGGTTTCCACGATCCGCGGCGGTGGCGCCTATCACGCGATCATCGGAACCTTGTTGCAGGCTTTGGTGACGGCGTCGATCTCGGTGCCGGTCGGGGTGCTCGTCGCGATCTATCTGGTGGAGTACGGGCGGGGAAAGATCGCCACGGCGGTCAGTTTCATGGTCGATGTCCTCACCGGTGTGCCCTCCATCGTCGCTGCCTTGTTCATCTACGCGATGTGGGTCGGCGTCTTCGACCTGCAACGGGTGGGCTTCGCGGTGACCCTGGCCCTGGTGCTCCTGATGATCCCGACGGTGATCCGTTCCACCGAGGAGATGCTCAAGCTCGTCCCGAACGAGCTGAGGGAAGCTTCGTACGCCTTGGGCGTCCCCAAATGGAAGACCATCGTGTCGGTGGTCCTGCCGACGGCGTTCAGTGGCATCGTGACCGGTGTACTGCTCGGCCTGGCGCGGGTGATGGGGGAGACGGCACCTCTGCTGGTTCTCGGGCCGTACACGAAGTTCATCAACATGGATCTGCTGGCGAGCAATATGGCGACCCTGCCCACGATGATCAACCAGGAGAGGATGGAAGCGCTGGCTCCCGCCGTCGAACGGGCCTGGGCCGCAGCACTGACCCTCATCCTCCTGGTGCTCATACTCAACCTGGTGGGGCGGTTCATCGCCCGTACCGGCACTGTCAAAGCCTGA
- the pstC gene encoding phosphate ABC transporter permease subunit PstC has product MPDTTQTQEAALPVGLDGSIGHRRWGDRLFRGAAMGASALVVAVVTLIGVFLLGQAAPSLARNETSFLTSAEWITAGDHPRFGVASLLWVTVITSIMAMCVAVPLGVGVALFITQYAPRRFARPAGQLIDLLAAVPSIVYGLWGIMVFGPFIERSGLQGLLNSALGWIPLFAKSPENPVDSGSTLFVVSLVLAIMILPIVTALSREVFDQTPLAHKEGVLALGATKWEMIRTAVLPFGRPGVISASMLGLGRALGETVAVMMILSALAPNSAWSWSIFRGGETFASRIANNAHEFDSAQKTGAYMAAGLVLFLLTFAVNAVARIVINRRKAFVE; this is encoded by the coding sequence ATGCCTGACACGACACAGACCCAGGAAGCGGCTTTGCCCGTCGGCCTGGACGGCTCCATCGGCCACCGTCGGTGGGGCGATCGACTCTTCCGCGGTGCCGCCATGGGGGCCAGCGCGCTCGTGGTCGCCGTGGTCACCCTCATCGGGGTTTTCCTGCTGGGCCAGGCGGCACCCTCGCTGGCCCGCAACGAGACATCCTTCCTGACCTCCGCGGAGTGGATCACCGCCGGTGACCATCCTCGGTTCGGTGTGGCCTCGCTGTTGTGGGTGACCGTCATCACGTCGATCATGGCCATGTGCGTGGCCGTTCCCTTGGGAGTCGGCGTCGCCCTGTTCATCACCCAGTACGCGCCCCGACGGTTCGCCCGCCCGGCCGGCCAACTGATCGACCTGCTCGCCGCCGTACCCTCCATCGTCTACGGGCTGTGGGGAATCATGGTCTTCGGGCCGTTCATCGAACGGTCAGGTCTTCAAGGCCTGCTGAACAGCGCTTTGGGGTGGATACCACTGTTTGCGAAGAGCCCGGAGAATCCCGTCGACAGCGGTTCCACGCTCTTCGTGGTCAGCCTCGTCCTGGCCATCATGATCCTGCCGATCGTGACGGCGCTTTCCCGGGAGGTCTTCGACCAGACTCCTCTGGCACACAAGGAAGGCGTGCTGGCTCTGGGCGCGACCAAATGGGAGATGATCCGCACCGCGGTGCTGCCCTTCGGGCGTCCTGGGGTCATCAGCGCCTCCATGCTCGGCCTGGGGCGCGCGCTGGGCGAGACCGTCGCGGTGATGATGATCCTGTCTGCGCTGGCTCCGAACTCGGCATGGAGCTGGAGTATTTTCCGCGGTGGGGAGACCTTTGCCTCGCGGATCGCCAACAATGCCCACGAGTTCGACTCGGCGCAGAAGACCGGTGCCTACATGGCAGCAGGGCTCGTGCTCTTCCTGCTGACCTTCGCCGTCAACGCGGTGGCCCGTATCGTCATCAACCGCAGGAAGGCCTTCGTCGAATGA
- the pstS gene encoding phosphate ABC transporter substrate-binding protein PstS, which translates to MKIADCQQGNLKGEGSSAQKNAIDMAISSYGGACPGAQVDYNPSGSGAGIKNFNAGQVDFGGTDSVLKPAESAAAEKRCSSTAWHVPMVAGPIAVSYNVKGVDSLVLTPELMAKIFQGEITAWNDPAIAEVNKGASLPNTPIRVFFRSDESGTTENFTKYLKAAAGTAWRGEAAKTWTGKGEGKEKSSGVAKAVKDSDGGITYVELSYAKDNGLKLAQVDNGAGPVALTSDNVGKAIAAATQEGEGNDLRLKVDFGAKTPGAYPIVLVTYEVVCSDYEKNAQAAYVRSFLKHFASDSVQKSLEGRGYAPLPTEVLTKVRTTVDAIQ; encoded by the coding sequence GTGAAAATCGCTGATTGTCAGCAAGGAAATCTGAAGGGTGAAGGTTCGTCCGCCCAGAAGAATGCCATCGACATGGCTATCAGCAGTTATGGGGGCGCCTGCCCCGGCGCGCAGGTCGACTACAACCCTTCCGGATCCGGTGCAGGTATCAAGAACTTCAATGCGGGTCAGGTCGATTTCGGGGGCACCGACTCGGTGCTGAAACCTGCAGAATCTGCGGCAGCGGAGAAACGTTGCTCGTCCACCGCCTGGCATGTGCCGATGGTGGCCGGACCGATCGCCGTGTCCTACAACGTCAAGGGCGTCGACTCCCTGGTGCTGACCCCGGAACTGATGGCCAAGATCTTCCAGGGAGAGATCACGGCCTGGAACGACCCGGCGATCGCGGAGGTCAACAAGGGCGCGTCGCTGCCGAACACCCCGATCCGGGTGTTCTTCCGGTCGGACGAGTCGGGGACCACCGAGAATTTCACGAAGTACCTCAAAGCTGCGGCCGGCACCGCATGGAGGGGTGAAGCGGCCAAGACCTGGACAGGTAAGGGCGAAGGTAAGGAGAAGTCCTCCGGTGTGGCGAAAGCGGTGAAGGACAGCGACGGCGGGATCACCTATGTCGAACTGTCTTATGCCAAGGACAACGGCTTGAAACTCGCCCAAGTGGACAACGGCGCCGGGCCGGTGGCACTCACGAGCGATAACGTCGGTAAGGCCATCGCCGCTGCCACACAGGAAGGAGAAGGGAACGATCTCCGACTGAAGGTCGATTTCGGGGCGAAGACTCCGGGTGCTTATCCGATCGTCCTGGTCACCTATGAAGTCGTCTGTTCGGATTACGAGAAGAATGCCCAGGCCGCATACGTTCGTTCTTTCCTGAAGCATTTCGCCTCCGATTCCGTCCAGAAGAGCCTGGAGGGTCGCGGATATGCGCCTTTGCCCACGGAAGTGTTGACGAAGGTTCGTACCACCGTCGACGCGATCCAGTAA
- the treZ gene encoding malto-oligosyltrehalose trehalohydrolase encodes MSEHSDDQTVLEASRFPVRALPAEPGPPGEDGLREFREWAPTAEQSMVLVLNGAEHEMAPADDGWWQTRVEAEPGDRYGYRIDGGPVFPSPTARRLPEGPHGLAAVVDTTDFVWHDDDWAGVPLAGSVLYEMHIGTFTPEGTFDAAIERLDHLVDLGVDVVEVMPVASFPGTHGWGYDGVALWSVHEPYGGPAGLHRFVDACHARGLGVGLDVVHNHLGPDGAYAHAFGPYFTDRHHTPWGAAVNLDGPDSDPVRAFLIGNALAWLDDFHLDGLRLDAVHELHDHRAVPILEELSAAVADLSERTSHRRWLVAETDRNDPRTVQPREQGGLGMDGQWADDVHHGWHAVLTGEDQGYYCDFAELPVMAALLGSPFHHADTWSTFRGRRHGRPVPTEVEGWRFVVFLENHDQVGNRATGDRHAHSLSTRRLQCGAALLLTSPYTPMLFMGEEWGASTPWQYFTDHIDLRLADAVREGRRREFAAHGWSGDEVPDPQSPSTRDGSVLDWSEIEEGDHRVLLRWYRALLALRRARADLRDPDRSQVRTHLDPGTGTLVVERGQHRIAVNLGVETVEADLHLESTRGRVVLLSTDCTTALDEDGCISVPPDGVVVVGPSTAE; translated from the coding sequence ATGAGCGAGCACTCCGACGACCAAACGGTCCTCGAGGCCTCCCGGTTTCCGGTACGGGCGCTCCCGGCTGAGCCCGGGCCGCCGGGTGAGGACGGGCTGCGGGAGTTCCGGGAGTGGGCGCCCACAGCGGAACAGTCGATGGTTCTCGTTCTGAACGGCGCGGAACACGAGATGGCTCCGGCCGACGACGGGTGGTGGCAGACACGGGTCGAGGCTGAACCCGGTGACCGCTACGGCTATCGCATCGACGGTGGACCGGTCTTCCCCAGCCCGACGGCTCGACGACTGCCCGAGGGACCGCACGGCTTGGCAGCCGTGGTCGATACCACCGATTTCGTCTGGCACGACGACGACTGGGCCGGTGTCCCCCTTGCTGGCTCGGTGCTCTACGAGATGCACATCGGCACCTTCACCCCGGAGGGGACCTTCGACGCGGCGATCGAACGCCTCGACCACCTCGTCGACCTGGGTGTCGACGTGGTCGAGGTGATGCCGGTGGCCTCTTTCCCCGGGACACACGGGTGGGGATACGACGGTGTCGCCCTGTGGTCGGTGCACGAACCCTACGGGGGCCCTGCGGGGCTACACCGTTTCGTTGACGCCTGCCATGCCCGGGGCCTCGGCGTCGGCCTCGACGTGGTGCACAATCACCTCGGCCCGGATGGCGCTTATGCGCACGCCTTCGGCCCCTATTTCACCGACCGGCATCACACCCCGTGGGGGGCCGCAGTCAACCTGGACGGTCCTGACTCGGACCCGGTACGCGCCTTTCTCATCGGTAATGCCCTGGCCTGGCTGGACGACTTCCATCTGGACGGTCTGCGCCTGGACGCGGTCCACGAACTGCACGACCATCGGGCGGTGCCGATCCTGGAAGAGCTCTCGGCAGCTGTCGCGGATCTGTCGGAACGGACCTCGCACCGGCGGTGGCTCGTGGCCGAGACCGACCGGAACGACCCACGCACGGTGCAGCCCCGGGAACAGGGCGGGCTCGGTATGGACGGCCAGTGGGCCGATGACGTCCATCACGGCTGGCATGCCGTGCTGACCGGTGAGGACCAGGGTTACTACTGTGATTTCGCCGAGCTGCCGGTGATGGCGGCACTCTTGGGATCCCCCTTCCACCATGCTGATACCTGGTCCACCTTCCGTGGCCGTCGCCACGGACGCCCGGTGCCCACCGAGGTGGAAGGCTGGCGCTTCGTCGTCTTCCTGGAGAACCACGACCAGGTCGGCAACCGGGCCACCGGCGACCGGCACGCTCACAGCCTGTCGACCAGACGGCTGCAGTGTGGCGCAGCATTGCTTCTGACCAGCCCTTATACCCCCATGTTGTTCATGGGTGAGGAATGGGGGGCCAGTACCCCCTGGCAGTACTTCACCGATCACATCGACCTGCGGCTGGCCGACGCAGTACGCGAGGGGCGACGGCGGGAGTTCGCCGCGCACGGGTGGTCCGGGGACGAGGTGCCGGATCCGCAGTCGCCGAGCACCCGGGACGGTTCGGTCCTCGACTGGTCGGAGATCGAGGAGGGTGATCATCGGGTGCTTCTGCGGTGGTACCGGGCTCTGCTCGCTCTGCGTCGTGCGCGGGCCGACCTGCGGGACCCTGACCGTTCACAGGTACGTACCCATCTCGATCCGGGCACCGGGACGCTCGTCGTCGAGCGGGGGCAACACCGGATCGCGGTCAACCTCGGCGTCGAGACGGTGGAAGCCGATCTGCATCTGGAGTCGACTCGCGGCCGGGTCGTCCTGTTGAGCACCGATTGCACGACGGCGCTCGACGAGGACGGGTGTATCAGCGTGCCCCCGGACGGGGTCGTCGTCGTGGGCCCGAGCACGGCGGAATGA
- the treY gene encoding malto-oligosyltrehalose synthase, whose protein sequence is MPLDQEFFHHMPVTGTYRLQLHRDFGFADAARIVPYLARLGVSHLYLSPVLASVGGSMHGYDVVDHSRIDDELGGRAGFEELAALAREHGLGIIVDVVPNHMAFVAPESANTPLWELLRDGRDARTAEWFDIDWKAGGGRVGLPFLGGDLDATLAAGEVVLDRMPDPVTGHDVPVLRYYDHVLPVALGTEGNAESGDTDPTAVRAILDRQHYRLTSWRDKDDSLNYRRFFEVDGLIAVRVELPEVFEETHRLLLELNHAGLIDGFRIDHPDGLADPTGYLDQLRRAATRGTYLVVEKILEKDEHLPGSWACDGTTGYDAMRAISAALVDTGNAPVLIQEWELAGGDATLAQATISAKRQVVDQALTPEVERLVRRAREALPENDPERLREAVIELLVAGEVYRAYVRADGRLSSAARERLTDAFTRAIGARPDLEAELRALVPLTVADDSDANALDFAVRLQQTWGPVMAKGIEDTTFYRWHRLIALNEVGGDPEALETASVEDLHRWARYQAEHWPHGMTSLSTHDTKRSEDVRARLLAVAGDPQAWSLCSRLAREQAEDFGIDLPTAHLLWQTLLGVGYIEPERMSGYLLKALREAKEHTAWVDGDEAYEQRVLAFVEQVRVDGRLHDAIDEAVSRQAEAIRATVLGAKALQLTLPGVPDCYQGCEVVDLSLVDPDNRRPIDYDRRAALLERLATQGITGLPDMQPDRLDAEKLLVTSRLMALRREESELFLQGSYHPLSTTNEHLVGLVRESNVGRITGALGLAQRARLVTLVTRAPAALAASGGWSDSTVVLPEGPWQDVLTGRAIDGGQTRVAGLFDELPVAVLLQR, encoded by the coding sequence GTGCCCCTCGATCAGGAGTTCTTCCACCACATGCCGGTGACCGGAACATATCGACTCCAGCTGCACCGTGACTTCGGTTTCGCCGACGCGGCTCGCATCGTCCCTTATCTCGCGCGTCTGGGCGTGAGTCATCTGTACCTGTCACCGGTCCTGGCCTCGGTCGGGGGATCCATGCACGGTTACGACGTCGTCGACCACTCCCGGATCGACGACGAACTCGGTGGCCGTGCAGGCTTCGAGGAACTGGCTGCGCTGGCCCGGGAACACGGGCTGGGCATCATCGTCGACGTGGTCCCGAACCACATGGCCTTCGTCGCCCCCGAGAGCGCCAACACCCCGTTGTGGGAGCTCCTTCGTGACGGCCGGGACGCCCGTACCGCCGAGTGGTTCGACATCGATTGGAAGGCCGGCGGCGGACGGGTCGGGCTGCCGTTTCTCGGAGGGGATCTCGACGCAACTCTTGCTGCGGGAGAGGTCGTCCTGGACCGGATGCCTGATCCGGTCACCGGGCACGACGTGCCCGTGCTGCGTTATTACGACCATGTTCTTCCCGTGGCCTTGGGCACAGAGGGCAATGCCGAATCGGGTGACACCGACCCCACGGCGGTGCGGGCGATCCTCGACCGCCAGCATTACCGGCTGACCAGCTGGCGGGACAAGGACGACAGCCTGAACTACCGTCGTTTCTTCGAGGTCGACGGTCTGATCGCCGTCCGGGTCGAGCTGCCTGAAGTCTTCGAGGAGACACATCGTCTGCTGCTCGAACTCAACCATGCCGGTCTGATCGACGGCTTCCGGATCGATCATCCTGACGGCCTGGCCGATCCCACCGGTTATCTCGACCAACTGCGCCGCGCCGCCACCAGGGGCACCTATCTCGTCGTGGAGAAGATCCTGGAGAAGGACGAGCATCTTCCTGGCAGCTGGGCTTGTGACGGGACCACCGGCTATGACGCCATGCGCGCGATATCCGCGGCACTGGTCGACACCGGAAATGCCCCGGTGCTGATCCAGGAATGGGAGCTCGCCGGTGGCGATGCCACCCTTGCCCAGGCGACGATCTCCGCGAAACGGCAGGTCGTCGACCAGGCGCTGACCCCAGAGGTCGAACGATTGGTGCGGCGGGCCCGGGAAGCTCTTCCGGAGAACGACCCCGAAAGGCTCCGGGAGGCCGTCATCGAACTGCTCGTCGCCGGCGAGGTGTACCGCGCCTATGTCCGGGCGGACGGAAGACTCTCCTCAGCTGCGCGGGAGCGACTCACCGACGCGTTCACCCGGGCCATCGGAGCGCGCCCGGATCTGGAGGCAGAGTTGCGCGCCCTGGTGCCGCTGACTGTGGCCGATGACAGCGATGCCAATGCCCTGGATTTCGCGGTTCGCCTGCAGCAGACGTGGGGGCCGGTGATGGCCAAGGGGATCGAGGACACGACCTTCTACCGGTGGCATCGGCTCATCGCCTTGAACGAGGTGGGTGGTGACCCCGAAGCCCTGGAAACGGCCTCCGTGGAGGACCTGCACCGGTGGGCGCGTTACCAGGCAGAGCACTGGCCGCACGGGATGACCTCGTTGTCCACGCATGACACCAAGCGCAGCGAGGACGTCCGCGCCCGGTTGCTGGCTGTGGCCGGTGACCCGCAGGCCTGGTCGCTCTGTTCCCGGCTGGCGCGTGAACAGGCCGAGGACTTCGGGATCGACCTGCCCACGGCGCACCTGCTCTGGCAGACTCTGCTCGGCGTGGGGTACATCGAACCGGAACGGATGTCGGGCTACCTGTTGAAGGCCTTGCGCGAGGCCAAGGAGCACACCGCCTGGGTGGACGGCGATGAGGCTTATGAGCAGCGCGTGCTCGCCTTCGTGGAACAGGTCCGGGTCGACGGCCGACTGCACGACGCCATCGACGAAGCGGTCTCTCGTCAGGCGGAGGCGATCAGGGCCACTGTTCTCGGAGCGAAGGCCTTACAGCTGACCTTGCCCGGCGTCCCCGACTGTTACCAGGGGTGTGAGGTGGTCGACCTCTCCCTGGTCGATCCGGACAACCGTCGCCCGATCGACTACGACCGGAGGGCTGCTCTCCTGGAACGGCTGGCTACGCAGGGGATCACCGGCCTGCCGGACATGCAGCCCGACCGACTCGACGCGGAGAAACTGTTGGTGACTTCCCGGTTGATGGCGCTCCGCCGAGAGGAGAGCGAACTCTTCCTCCAAGGGAGCTACCACCCGTTGTCGACGACGAATGAGCACCTGGTGGGGCTGGTTCGGGAGTCGAATGTCGGACGGATCACCGGAGCCTTGGGGCTGGCGCAGCGTGCCAGACTGGTGACCCTGGTCACCAGGGCACCGGCTGCTCTTGCGGCAAGCGGCGGCTGGTCGGACAGCACCGTCGTGCTGCCCGAGGGCCCCTGGCAGGATGTATTGACCGGACGTGCCATCGACGGCGGGCAGACCCGGGTGGCCGGGCTGTTCGACGAGCTACCTGTCGCTGTCCTTCTGCAGCGCTGA
- a CDS encoding DEAD/DEAH box helicase → MNLNDRIDGLPGVDSASGPQPDDVFAAFTDWVDARGLTPYPHQEEALLELVTGSNVILATPTGSGKSLVATGAHFFSLARYDQTEQRTYYTAPIKALVSEKFFDLCEQFGADNVGMVTGDASVNGSAPIICCTAEILANLALREGRDLPVGIIVMDEFHFYSEPDRGWAWQVPLLELPQAQFLLMSATLGDVTFFRKDLTARTGRETAVVADAPRPVPLTFSYALTPLHETLEELVTTRQTPTYVVHFTQAAALERAQALMSLNVTSRAEKDAILETIGAFRFGKGFGQQLSRLVKHGIGVHHAGMLPKYRRLVETLAQAGLLKVICGTDTLGVGINVPIRTVVLTGMSKFDGSRQRLLKSREFHQIAGRAGRAGFDTSGSVVVQAPDHVIDNHRALLKAGDDPKKQRKVQRKKPPEGFVNYGEETFTRLVGAEPEPLVPRMRVSHAMVLNVIQRPGDPVFAMRRLLTDNHEPRRQQIRLQRRAIDILRSLLQAGVVERLPEPDESGRTLRVVMDLQRHFALNQPLSTFALAAFELLDPESSTYALDMVSIVESTLDDPRGLLYAQQFKARGEAVAEMKADGIEYEERMELLEEVEWPKPLQELLSGAFATYRQSHPWLDEDDLSPKSVVRDLFERAMTFGEFVAFYQMTRSEGLVLRYLTDAYRALRQTIPDSAKTEELEDVITWLGEVVRQTDSSLIDEWEALTDPERDEDAPVRPGSVTGPRPITANERAFRVLVRSAMWRRVELLARGQYGALAALDAESARSGPNGDLFDADDWADAAEELLEDYSGQELDEVVGIGPDARGPALLRVDTESEPGRWLVEQILDDPEGDRDWRIYAEVDLEGSDEAGELIIRATDLARA, encoded by the coding sequence ATGAATCTCAACGACCGGATCGACGGCCTGCCCGGAGTCGACAGCGCGAGCGGACCTCAGCCCGACGACGTCTTCGCCGCCTTCACCGATTGGGTCGACGCTCGGGGGCTCACCCCTTACCCGCATCAGGAGGAGGCGCTGCTGGAGCTGGTCACCGGCAGCAATGTGATCCTGGCGACCCCGACCGGGTCGGGCAAGTCACTGGTCGCGACCGGTGCGCACTTCTTCAGCCTGGCCCGGTACGACCAGACAGAGCAGCGCACCTACTACACGGCACCCATCAAAGCCCTGGTCAGCGAGAAGTTCTTCGACCTGTGCGAGCAGTTCGGAGCCGACAACGTCGGCATGGTCACCGGTGACGCCTCGGTCAACGGATCTGCTCCGATCATCTGCTGTACCGCGGAGATCCTGGCGAACCTGGCCCTGCGAGAGGGGCGAGATCTGCCGGTGGGGATCATCGTCATGGACGAATTCCACTTCTATTCAGAACCTGACCGGGGCTGGGCCTGGCAGGTGCCGCTGCTCGAACTTCCCCAAGCCCAGTTCCTGCTGATGAGTGCCACTCTGGGCGATGTCACCTTCTTCCGGAAGGATCTGACCGCGCGCACCGGCCGAGAGACCGCAGTGGTCGCCGATGCGCCCAGGCCGGTCCCGTTGACCTTCTCCTACGCGCTGACCCCGCTGCACGAGACCTTGGAAGAATTGGTCACCACCCGGCAGACACCCACCTACGTGGTGCATTTCACCCAGGCTGCGGCACTCGAACGGGCCCAGGCGTTGATGAGTCTGAATGTGACCAGCCGCGCCGAGAAGGACGCCATCCTGGAAACGATCGGGGCCTTCCGCTTCGGGAAGGGCTTCGGTCAGCAGCTGTCGAGACTGGTCAAGCACGGTATCGGCGTGCATCACGCGGGCATGCTGCCCAAATATCGCCGGCTGGTGGAGACCCTGGCGCAGGCAGGCCTGTTGAAGGTCATCTGCGGTACGGACACCCTGGGAGTGGGGATCAACGTGCCCATCCGCACGGTGGTCCTCACCGGAATGTCGAAATTCGACGGCTCCCGTCAACGGCTGCTCAAATCGAGGGAGTTCCACCAGATCGCGGGGCGGGCCGGGCGCGCAGGCTTCGACACCAGCGGGTCGGTCGTCGTGCAAGCTCCCGACCATGTGATCGACAACCATCGGGCGCTGCTCAAGGCCGGGGACGACCCGAAGAAACAACGTAAGGTCCAGCGGAAGAAACCCCCGGAGGGTTTCGTCAACTACGGCGAGGAGACCTTCACCCGTCTGGTCGGCGCAGAGCCCGAACCGCTGGTCCCCCGGATGCGGGTCTCCCACGCGATGGTGCTCAATGTCATCCAACGTCCGGGCGACCCGGTCTTCGCGATGCGTCGTCTCCTCACCGACAACCACGAGCCGCGCAGGCAGCAGATCCGTCTGCAACGCCGGGCCATCGACATCCTGCGTTCCTTGCTCCAGGCCGGTGTGGTGGAGCGGCTCCCCGAACCCGACGAGAGCGGACGCACCCTGCGGGTGGTGATGGACCTGCAACGGCACTTCGCCTTGAACCAACCGTTGTCGACCTTCGCGCTGGCAGCTTTCGAGTTGCTCGACCCGGAGAGCTCCACGTACGCCCTCGACATGGTCTCCATCGTGGAATCCACCTTGGACGACCCCCGGGGGCTGCTCTACGCCCAGCAGTTCAAGGCGCGTGGCGAGGCCGTCGCCGAGATGAAGGCCGACGGCATCGAGTACGAGGAACGGATGGAGCTGCTGGAGGAGGTCGAATGGCCCAAGCCTTTGCAGGAACTCCTCAGCGGGGCCTTCGCGACCTACCGTCAGTCCCATCCCTGGCTCGATGAGGACGACCTGTCGCCGAAGTCGGTGGTCCGTGACCTGTTCGAACGGGCCATGACCTTCGGCGAGTTCGTGGCCTTCTATCAGATGACTCGCTCCGAGGGGTTGGTGCTGCGTTATCTGACCGATGCCTATCGCGCGCTGCGCCAGACGATCCCGGACAGTGCCAAGACCGAGGAGTTGGAGGACGTCATCACCTGGCTCGGTGAGGTCGTTCGACAGACCGACTCCTCGCTGATCGACGAGTGGGAGGCGCTGACCGACCCGGAACGGGACGAGGACGCCCCGGTCCGTCCCGGATCGGTGACCGGGCCGCGCCCGATCACCGCGAACGAGCGGGCTTTCCGGGTCTTGGTGCGTTCGGCGATGTGGCGTCGGGTGGAACTGCTGGCCCGGGGACAGTACGGGGCTCTTGCCGCGCTGGACGCGGAGAGCGCCCGTTCGGGGCCGAATGGGGACCTGTTCGACGCCGACGACTGGGCGGATGCCGCCGAGGAGCTGCTGGAGGACTATTCGGGGCAGGAGCTGGACGAGGTGGTCGGGATCGGTCCGGATGCTCGGGGACCGGCTCTGCTGAGGGTCGACACCGAGAGCGAGCCTGGACGCTGGTTGGTCGAACAGATCCTCGACGATCCTGAAGGCGATCGCGACTGGCGGATCTACGCCGAGGTCGACCTGGAGGGCAGCGATGAGGCTGGCGAACTCATTATTCGAGCAACGGATCTCGCGCGCGCTTAG